In Vespa crabro chromosome 13, iyVesCrab1.2, whole genome shotgun sequence, one DNA window encodes the following:
- the LOC124428686 gene encoding WD repeat-containing protein 35: MFVYLSKKIAIPNNFRLNCIAWNQKEGYIAVGGEDGLLKVLRVESVMGNNNNVNGKSRNLTAASNLSMNQTLEGHNGHVQVVTWNEEHQKLTSSDQNGVIIVWMMYKGSWYEEMINNRNKSVVKSMAWSQDGQKICIVYEDGAVIVGSVDGNRIWGKELKNVSLCSVQWSPDGKLLLFGLKNGELHLYDNQGIFLTKLNTIQQIPGQMQVIVTLQWYNGRNGYVAVDCPTLAICYQSGKILLIKDTNDDNPVVVETGMTAAWCCWNSHGSILAVTGMMPFLTNGETKDVNAIQFYSQFGEHMRTLKIPGREITACAWEGGSLRVALSVDSHIYFANIRPDYKWTYFSNTVVFTNEKISKDGICITFWNTSNNTCCTKFVRTLISIASCGEHCVLAVKNDPTQGSEQFALLVCNTIATPIDTKFLDMEPLYLTITSNIVIAASKNNFILWTFRTPRNSALLSGKLRKEKVYHVDDTPTGVTEVIQDLDRDRSFESPTSTKPTMDPISCICATEKLFLVGRESGMIQRYSLPQVTLMNRYNTSCRLYKMAINCDSTRVSIMDTSGVLTMLDLDTQKVTDSLNTKTGDDVNKFERKDVWGMSWAQDNPLLLAIMEKTRMYVLRGLDPEEPISCYGYICSFQDLEIRCVLLDDLIERPDEVKNDLIIDLEVKSLRDTRELLAKVGLKEANNFIQDNPHPRLWRLLGESALKVLELETAENAMVRCTDYLGIQFIKRLRNVHNDQLKRAEVAAFLGNYDEAEKLYLDMDRRDLAITLRQKLGDYFRVVQLMKMGIGGSDKQMEHAFNKIGDSYAERRNWEGAREYYEKGRNLEKLIQCYYKLEDFMQLAGTVDQLPDKSPILKTVARMLASVGMCSQAVAAYIKYGDVKLAVDTCVRLNYWDQAIDLAKTYKMAQIGELLNKYANHLLSNGKRLQAIELYKKANYYLEAAKLLIKLAEEQAKIRTNPLRVKKIYVLAALLIEDHINSVPTIKGGRSNVVMGLTESDEDTKIIENAWRGAEAYHFLLLAHRQIYDGNFDASMKTALRLREYEDILELEDIYCLLALSSAVNRAFATCSKAFIKLEAFDSITDTKREEYEELAVNIFTKYNPKDTRNVKAECVNCETLIPDWCVVCPNCMSRFPACIISGKPLMDLSNAWICTVCRHHVATERDVVNINACPLCHSTITYM; this comes from the coding sequence atgtttGTTTATCTAAGTAAAAAAATAGCAATACCGAATAATTTTCGTTTGAATTGTATAGCATGGAATCAAAAAGAAGGTTATATCGCTGTAGGTGGTGAGGATGGTCTTTTGAAGGTATTACGAGTTGAATCTGTTatgggaaataataataatgtgaatgGAAAATCTCGTAATTTGACTGCAGCTAGTAATCTTAGTATGAATCAAACTTTGGAAGGTCACAATGGTCATGTACAAGTAGTTACTTGGAACGAAGAACATCAAAAGCTTACGTCGAGCGATCAAAAtggtgttattattgtttggaTGATGTATAAAGGTTCTTGGTACGaggaaatgataaataatcgtAACAAATCTGTTGTAAAAAGTATGGCATGGAGTCAGGATGGTCAAAAGATATGTATAGTATACGAAGACGGTGCTGTAATTGTTGGTTCTGTCGATGGCAATAGAATATGGGGAAAGGAATTGAAGAATGTTTCATTATGCAGTGTGCAATGGTCACCCGATggaaaattacttttatttggCTTAAAGAATGGGGAACTTCATTTGTACGACAATCAAGGGATATTTTTAACTAAGCTAAATACAATACAGCAAATCCCTGGACAAATGCAAGTAATAGTTACATTGCAATGGTATAATGGAAGAAATGGATATGTTGCCGTAGACTGTCCAACATTAGCTATTTGTTATCAAAGCggcaaaatattattaataaaagatacCAATGATGATAATCCGGTTGTCGTAGAAACTGGTATGACAGCTGCATGGTGTTGTTGGAATAGTCACGGTTCTATATTAGCTGTGACTGGTATGATGCCATTTTTAACTAACGGAGAGACAAAGGACGTAAATGCCATTCAATTTTATAGTCAATTTGGAGAACACATGAGAACTTTAAAAATACCTGGTAGAGAAATAACAGCATGCGCATGGGAGGGAGGATCATTGAGAGTAGCTTTGTCCGTCGATTCTCACATATATTTTGCAAATATACGTCCAGATTATAAATGGACTTACTTCAGTAATACTGTTGTatttacaaatgaaaaaataagtaaGGATGGTATATGCATCACGTTCTGGAATACCAGTAATAATACTTGCTGCACTAAATTTGTACGTACTTTAATATCTATAGCCTCCTGCGGAGAGCATTGTGTTTTAGCAGTTAAGAATGATCCAACGCAAGGATCTGAACAATTTGCATTACTAGTTTGCAATACTATAGCCACACCAATAGATACTAAATTTTTAGATATGGAACCATTATATTTGACTATCActagtaatattgttattgcagcatcgaaaaataattttatactttgGACTTTTCGTACACCTCGTAATTCGGCATTGCTTTCTGGTAAattacgaaaggaaaaagtatatCACGTGGATGATACTCCAACTGGAGTAACAGAGGTTATACAGGATTTGGATAGGGATAGATCTTTTGAATCGCCTACGAGTACAAAACCTACGATGGATCCAATTTCTTGCATTTGTGCAACTGAGAAACTGTTCCTTGTTGGAAGAGAATCGGGAATGATACAACGTTACTCTCTACCTCAAGTTACTCTTATGAATCGATACAATACATCTTGTAGACTTTACAAAATGGCTATAAATTGTGATTCAACTCGCGTTTCTATTATGGATACATCCGGGGTACTTACGATGTTGGATTTAGATACACAAAAAGTTACTGATTCTTTGAATACGAAAACAGGGGatgatgtaaataaatttgaaagaaaagatgtaTGGGGAATGTCTTGGGCTCAAGACAATCCCCTATTACTTGCAATTatggaaaaaacaagaatgtATGTATTAAGAGGATTAGATCCCGAAGAACCGATATCGTGTTATGGATATATATGCTCTTTCCAAGATTTAGAAATACGATGTGTTTTATTGGATGATCTAATAGAAAGACCGGATGAAGTAAagaatgatttaataatagatTTGGAGGTAAAGTCGTTAAGAGATACGAGAGAGTTATTAGCCAAGGTAGGCTTGAAGGAagctaataattttattcaggATAATCCACATCCTCGATTATGGAGATTATTAGGAGAGTCAGCATTAAAGGTATTAGAGCTAGAAACTGCAGAGAATGCGATGGTTCGTTGTACGGATTACTTGGGTATACAATTTATCAAACGTTTAAGAAATGTTCATAATGATCAGTTGAAAAGAGCAGAAGTCGCAGCATTTCTTGGAAATTATGACGAAGCTGAGAAATTGTATTTGGACATGGATAGAAGGGATCTTGCTATAACGTTGCGCCAAAAATTGGGAGATTATTTTCGCGTCGTTCAATTAATGAAAATGGGTATTGGTGGATCAGACAAGCAAATGGAACATGCCTTCAATAAAATAGGAGATTCCTATGCCGAAAGACGAAACTGGGAAGGAGCTAGAGAATATTACGAAAAGGGACGCAATTTAGAGAAACTTATTCAATGTTATTACAAACTCGAAGACTTTATGCAGCTTGCAGGAACAGTTGATCAATTACCTGATAAAAGTCCAATATTAAAAACCGTAGCAAGGATGTTGGCCTCTGTAGGTATGTGCTCGCAGGCAGTCGCAGCTTATATCAAATACGGTGACGTTAAATTGGCAGTTGATACGTGCGTTCGTCTTAACTATTGGGACCAAGCTATCGATTTAGCAAAAACTTACAAAATGGCTCAGATCGGTGAACTTCTTAATAAATATGCCAATCATCTATTATCCAATGGTAAGAGATTGCAAGCCATAGAGTTATATAAAAAGGCGAATTATTACTTGGAAGCTgcaaaattattgataaaactAGCCGAAGAGCAAGCCAAAATCAGAACAAATCCATTGAGAGTTAAAAAGATATACGTTCTTGCTGCCTTATTGATAGAGGACCATATTAATAGTGTACCAACGATAAAGGGTGGACGTAGCAACGTCGTAATGGGTTTAACGGAAAGCGACGaggatacaaaaataatagaaaatgctTGGCGTGGTGCTGAGGCAtaccattttcttttgttggcACATAGACAAATATACGATGGTAATTTCGATGCCTCGATGAAAACTGCTTTGAGACTTAGAGAATATGAGGACATTTTGGAACTGGAGGATATTTATTGTCTACTTGCGTTATCGAGTGCTGTTAATCGTGCCTTTGCTACCTGTTCCAAAGCATTTATTAAATTGGAAGCTTTCGATTCTATTACAGatacgaaaagagaagaatacgAGGAACTAgccgtaaatatatttacaaaatataatccAAAGGATACGCGTAATGTTAAAGCCGAATGCGTAAATTGCGAGACATTAATACCTGATTGGTGTGTCGTATGTCCAAATTGTATGTCCAGATTTCCGGCTTGTATAATCTCCGGTAAACCTTTGATGGATCTCAGTAATGCTTGGATTTGCACCGTCTGTAGACATCATGTAGCAACGGAACGTgatgtcgttaatattaatgctTGCCCATTGTGTCATAGTACGATCACGTATATGTAG
- the LOC124428723 gene encoding zinc transporter 2-like isoform X3: protein MYGYGTSIPPNNNESEEDMLSKKVIFCVHGKLSGCCTVVKGIDENLTMDYQQNSSILPEDHCHRERNGEVDKKARKKLLLASGLCVMFMIAEIIGGVLSNSLAIATDAAHLLTDFASFMISLFSIWVAGRPATRKMPFGWYRAEVIGALTSVLLIWVVTGILFYLAVERIINKDFELDVTVMLITSAVGVAVNLVMGLSLHQHGHSHGGHSHHEHDDHKAKKLTDEEISHKDDHDRNNINVRAAFIHVIGDFIQSIGVFIAALVIYFKPTWTIVDPICTFLFSILVMLTTVAIIKDVMNVLMEGMPKGFDYSQVENTFMRIEGVVKVHNLRIWALSLDKTALSAHLAIKPGTSPQNILRMATRNIHESYNFFEMTLQIEEFNERMENCEQCKALSQ from the exons ATGTATGGTTATGGAACAAGCATACCacctaataataatgaatccGAAGAGGATATGTTGTCGAAGAAAGTGATATTTTGCGTTCATGGAAAATTATCGGGTTGTTGTACCGTTGTCAAAGgaatcgatgaaaatttaacGATGGATTATCAACAAAATTCATCAA TTCTACCAGAGGATCATTGTCatcgagaaagaaatggagaagTAGATAAGAAAGCTAGGAAAAAGCTTTTACTTGCTAGCGGACTATGCGTTATGTTCATGATAGCTGAAATAATTG GTGGTGTTCTCTCAAACAGTTTGGCCATAGCTACAGACGCAGCACACTTGCTAACCGATTTCGCATCATTCATGATTTCTCTATTCTCAATCTGGGTCGCAGGAAGGCCTGCAACAAGGAAAATGCCATTCGGTTGGTATCGTGCGGAA GTGATCGGTGCATTAACGTCGGTCCTATTGATATGGGTTGTCACTGggattttattctatttagcCGTAGAGAGAATAATTAACAAGGATTTCGAGTTAGACGTCACGGTGATGTTAATTACCTCTGCGGTTGGTGTTGCGGTAAATCTAGT AATGGGCTTAAGTTTACATCAACATGGTCATAGTCATGGTGGACATAGTCATCACGAGCACGATGATCATAAAGCGAAAAAGTTAACGGACGAAGAGATATCTCATAAGGATGATcacgataggaataatattaatgttcgtGCTGCATTTATACATGTCATAGGCGATTTTATTCAAAGTATAGGCGTTTTTATCGCCgcattagttatttattttaaa ccaACATGGACCATAGTTGATCCAATCTGTACGTtcctattttcgatattagtCATGCTCACGACAGTGGCAATCATAAAAGACGTTATGAACGTGCTAATGGAAGGAATGCCCAAAGGATTTGATTATTCTCAAGTTGAGAATACTTTCATGCGGATAGAAGGCGTTGTGAAAGTACATAATTTGAGGATTTGGGCTCTTTCACTCGACAAAACCGCTTTGTCAGCGCATTTAGCGATCA AACCTGGTACCAGCccacaaaatattttacgtatgGCCACGAGAAACATTCACGAAAGTTACAATTTCTTTGAGATGACATTACAAATAGAAGAATTCAATGAGCGAATGGAAAACTGTGAACAGTGCAAAGCTTTGTCTCAATGA
- the LOC124428723 gene encoding zinc transporter 2-like isoform X1 — MRWQAFVVYLRSDKATVYSCLVNDPKRTKSVSGFKDKAMYGYGTSIPPNNNESEEDMLSKKVIFCVHGKLSGCCTVVKGIDENLTMDYQQNSSILPEDHCHRERNGEVDKKARKKLLLASGLCVMFMIAEIIGGVLSNSLAIATDAAHLLTDFASFMISLFSIWVAGRPATRKMPFGWYRAEVIGALTSVLLIWVVTGILFYLAVERIINKDFELDVTVMLITSAVGVAVNLVMGLSLHQHGHSHGGHSHHEHDDHKAKKLTDEEISHKDDHDRNNINVRAAFIHVIGDFIQSIGVFIAALVIYFKPTWTIVDPICTFLFSILVMLTTVAIIKDVMNVLMEGMPKGFDYSQVENTFMRIEGVVKVHNLRIWALSLDKTALSAHLAIKPGTSPQNILRMATRNIHESYNFFEMTLQIEEFNERMENCEQCKALSQ; from the exons GTTTAAAGATAAAGCTATGTATGGTTATGGAACAAGCATACCacctaataataatgaatccGAAGAGGATATGTTGTCGAAGAAAGTGATATTTTGCGTTCATGGAAAATTATCGGGTTGTTGTACCGTTGTCAAAGgaatcgatgaaaatttaacGATGGATTATCAACAAAATTCATCAA TTCTACCAGAGGATCATTGTCatcgagaaagaaatggagaagTAGATAAGAAAGCTAGGAAAAAGCTTTTACTTGCTAGCGGACTATGCGTTATGTTCATGATAGCTGAAATAATTG GTGGTGTTCTCTCAAACAGTTTGGCCATAGCTACAGACGCAGCACACTTGCTAACCGATTTCGCATCATTCATGATTTCTCTATTCTCAATCTGGGTCGCAGGAAGGCCTGCAACAAGGAAAATGCCATTCGGTTGGTATCGTGCGGAA GTGATCGGTGCATTAACGTCGGTCCTATTGATATGGGTTGTCACTGggattttattctatttagcCGTAGAGAGAATAATTAACAAGGATTTCGAGTTAGACGTCACGGTGATGTTAATTACCTCTGCGGTTGGTGTTGCGGTAAATCTAGT AATGGGCTTAAGTTTACATCAACATGGTCATAGTCATGGTGGACATAGTCATCACGAGCACGATGATCATAAAGCGAAAAAGTTAACGGACGAAGAGATATCTCATAAGGATGATcacgataggaataatattaatgttcgtGCTGCATTTATACATGTCATAGGCGATTTTATTCAAAGTATAGGCGTTTTTATCGCCgcattagttatttattttaaa ccaACATGGACCATAGTTGATCCAATCTGTACGTtcctattttcgatattagtCATGCTCACGACAGTGGCAATCATAAAAGACGTTATGAACGTGCTAATGGAAGGAATGCCCAAAGGATTTGATTATTCTCAAGTTGAGAATACTTTCATGCGGATAGAAGGCGTTGTGAAAGTACATAATTTGAGGATTTGGGCTCTTTCACTCGACAAAACCGCTTTGTCAGCGCATTTAGCGATCA AACCTGGTACCAGCccacaaaatattttacgtatgGCCACGAGAAACATTCACGAAAGTTACAATTTCTTTGAGATGACATTACAAATAGAAGAATTCAATGAGCGAATGGAAAACTGTGAACAGTGCAAAGCTTTGTCTCAATGA
- the LOC124428723 gene encoding zinc transporter 2-like isoform X2 codes for MDNEKIKLFKDKAMYGYGTSIPPNNNESEEDMLSKKVIFCVHGKLSGCCTVVKGIDENLTMDYQQNSSILPEDHCHRERNGEVDKKARKKLLLASGLCVMFMIAEIIGGVLSNSLAIATDAAHLLTDFASFMISLFSIWVAGRPATRKMPFGWYRAEVIGALTSVLLIWVVTGILFYLAVERIINKDFELDVTVMLITSAVGVAVNLVMGLSLHQHGHSHGGHSHHEHDDHKAKKLTDEEISHKDDHDRNNINVRAAFIHVIGDFIQSIGVFIAALVIYFKPTWTIVDPICTFLFSILVMLTTVAIIKDVMNVLMEGMPKGFDYSQVENTFMRIEGVVKVHNLRIWALSLDKTALSAHLAIKPGTSPQNILRMATRNIHESYNFFEMTLQIEEFNERMENCEQCKALSQ; via the exons GTTTAAAGATAAAGCTATGTATGGTTATGGAACAAGCATACCacctaataataatgaatccGAAGAGGATATGTTGTCGAAGAAAGTGATATTTTGCGTTCATGGAAAATTATCGGGTTGTTGTACCGTTGTCAAAGgaatcgatgaaaatttaacGATGGATTATCAACAAAATTCATCAA TTCTACCAGAGGATCATTGTCatcgagaaagaaatggagaagTAGATAAGAAAGCTAGGAAAAAGCTTTTACTTGCTAGCGGACTATGCGTTATGTTCATGATAGCTGAAATAATTG GTGGTGTTCTCTCAAACAGTTTGGCCATAGCTACAGACGCAGCACACTTGCTAACCGATTTCGCATCATTCATGATTTCTCTATTCTCAATCTGGGTCGCAGGAAGGCCTGCAACAAGGAAAATGCCATTCGGTTGGTATCGTGCGGAA GTGATCGGTGCATTAACGTCGGTCCTATTGATATGGGTTGTCACTGggattttattctatttagcCGTAGAGAGAATAATTAACAAGGATTTCGAGTTAGACGTCACGGTGATGTTAATTACCTCTGCGGTTGGTGTTGCGGTAAATCTAGT AATGGGCTTAAGTTTACATCAACATGGTCATAGTCATGGTGGACATAGTCATCACGAGCACGATGATCATAAAGCGAAAAAGTTAACGGACGAAGAGATATCTCATAAGGATGATcacgataggaataatattaatgttcgtGCTGCATTTATACATGTCATAGGCGATTTTATTCAAAGTATAGGCGTTTTTATCGCCgcattagttatttattttaaa ccaACATGGACCATAGTTGATCCAATCTGTACGTtcctattttcgatattagtCATGCTCACGACAGTGGCAATCATAAAAGACGTTATGAACGTGCTAATGGAAGGAATGCCCAAAGGATTTGATTATTCTCAAGTTGAGAATACTTTCATGCGGATAGAAGGCGTTGTGAAAGTACATAATTTGAGGATTTGGGCTCTTTCACTCGACAAAACCGCTTTGTCAGCGCATTTAGCGATCA AACCTGGTACCAGCccacaaaatattttacgtatgGCCACGAGAAACATTCACGAAAGTTACAATTTCTTTGAGATGACATTACAAATAGAAGAATTCAATGAGCGAATGGAAAACTGTGAACAGTGCAAAGCTTTGTCTCAATGA